The DNA segment AAAGCATTTGCAGAAAATAAGTCTATTCAATCCGTTACTGAAAAACGTCCCAATATCGTGTTTTTACTGGCGGATGATCTTGGTTACGGTGAGCTTGGTGCTTATGGTCAAAAGAAAATTAAAACCCCAAACTTAGATAAATTAGCAACAATGGGAATGCGCTTTACTGATTTTTATGCTGGTAATGCCGTATGTGCTCCTTCTCGTGCCGTCTTGATGACAGGTAAGCACCCTGGACACGCAACTATTCGTGGCAATCAAGGGTACTATGCAGAGCAAAAAACATGGGATCGTGTCGCTCTTAATAAGGACGAATTAACTTTAGGTGAGTTAATGCAAAACTCTGGATACAACACAGCGTTTATTGGTAAATGGCATTTAGGTGTACCTGAAGATACTTCAACGTGGGCATCTGCTCGCGGCTTTGATTATGCGGTTCAAGAACAATGGGGACAATCTGATGAAGATACCACTTTTGATGAGCGTGAACATTGGATAAATGGGCAAGAAAGTAGCAGCTTTTATGACTATACCAAGTTTGATAACTTAGATGAGTTTCGCACTAATTTTGCCATTAAGTTTTTAGATAAACATCAACAAAACCAAGAAACTAAAGAACAGCCATTCTTTTTGTTTATGTCTTATAGAGCGCCTCATGGTCATGAATGGACCGTACGTAACGACCAAATGTACAAAGAATATCATTGGCCAGAAGGCGAGCGTCATCACGCAACTAAAATAACTCTTTGGGATCAGCAAGTAGGTCGATTATTAGATTACCTAAAACACATCGGTGAATTTGATAATACCTTAATTGTATTGACCAGCGATAATGGTCCTCATAATGAACATAGCACTACGTC comes from the Thalassotalea nanhaiensis genome and includes:
- a CDS encoding sulfatase-like hydrolase/transferase encodes the protein MNLGNTLLNTKAVLVISLFSLLIVDQTKAFAENKSIQSVTEKRPNIVFLLADDLGYGELGAYGQKKIKTPNLDKLATMGMRFTDFYAGNAVCAPSRAVLMTGKHPGHATIRGNQGYYAEQKTWDRVALNKDELTLGELMQNSGYNTAFIGKWHLGVPEDTSTWASARGFDYAVQEQWGQSDEDTTFDEREHWINGQESSSFYDYTKFDNLDEFRTNFAIKFLDKHQQNQETKEQPFFLFMSYRAPHGHEWTVRNDQMYKEYHWPEGERHHATKITLWDQQVGRLLDYLKHIGEFDNTLIVLTSDNGPHNEHSTTSGKHDYKFFNSNGQLTGYKRDLYEGGIRVPHIAVWANKIKPNTESKHIGAFQDFMTTFADVADVKAPSELDGISLLPTYLQKGKQQEHPYLYWEEQRKFDNKPRKSLLRAIRQGNWKAVQVNLDRPIEIYNLENDIDETDNLAKQYPEKVKHFKALFEQSSVPAEHFPFAHTDE